One Desulfurella sp. DNA window includes the following coding sequences:
- a CDS encoding MmgE/PrpD family protein has translation MDKYTKVFADYVVNTKMIPQESIHEAKRRILDSFGVMYAAFHEDAPKAVRKYAYMFEAQDGSYLFGFPFKTTPEVAAFANGVLVRYLDFNDTYLSKEPLHPSDCIPGLWAVGEWKKLGGHKLLEAIVIAYEIGVNLCDAASLRKHGWDHVNYVTIMEACGLGKLLGLEEQTIQHAISLALIPNLSARQTRAGELSMWKGAAAANSVRNAIFGTFLAINGMSGPYQPFEGEMGFFKQVLENETFDDNALEPIIKQKEPKRILDTYIKFYPVEYHAQSVVDIVKKLHQYISSPDDIESIHIDTFKAAYEIIAKDKEKWEPKTKETADHSIQYITVVGILDGNITKHSFSKEKLNDPIVKKILSTKTTLDQKDELTAGYPDGIPNRVTLKTKDQKIYTEEVKYPKGHAKNKMSDEEVIEKFKNNAEGILTNTEMENVIDAVMNLEKCEDISKLAQLLRV, from the coding sequence CTGCATTTCACGAAGATGCACCCAAAGCTGTTAGAAAATATGCTTATATGTTTGAAGCACAAGATGGCTCTTATCTTTTTGGTTTTCCATTTAAAACAACACCAGAGGTTGCTGCTTTTGCAAACGGTGTATTGGTAAGATATCTTGATTTTAACGACACTTATCTATCAAAAGAGCCACTGCATCCAAGTGATTGTATACCAGGATTATGGGCTGTGGGCGAATGGAAAAAACTTGGTGGTCATAAACTTTTGGAAGCAATTGTAATAGCATATGAAATTGGTGTTAATCTATGCGATGCGGCAAGTTTAAGAAAACACGGGTGGGATCATGTAAACTATGTTACTATTATGGAAGCTTGTGGTCTTGGTAAATTGTTGGGTCTTGAAGAACAAACCATACAACATGCAATTTCTTTAGCTTTAATACCCAATTTATCTGCGCGCCAAACAAGGGCCGGTGAACTTTCCATGTGGAAAGGTGCAGCTGCTGCCAATTCTGTAAGAAATGCCATCTTTGGTACTTTTCTGGCTATTAATGGTATGAGTGGTCCTTATCAACCATTTGAAGGTGAGATGGGCTTTTTTAAGCAAGTATTGGAAAACGAAACATTTGATGATAACGCTCTTGAACCTATCATAAAACAAAAAGAGCCCAAAAGAATACTTGATACTTACATTAAGTTTTATCCTGTGGAGTATCACGCTCAAAGTGTCGTTGATATAGTTAAAAAACTCCATCAGTATATAAGCTCTCCAGACGATATTGAATCAATACATATCGATACATTTAAAGCAGCATACGAAATAATAGCAAAAGATAAAGAAAAATGGGAACCAAAAACCAAAGAAACGGCAGACCATAGCATACAATACATAACAGTTGTGGGCATATTAGATGGAAATATAACAAAACATTCATTCAGTAAAGAAAAATTGAATGATCCAATTGTTAAAAAAATTCTTTCTACCAAAACAACGCTTGACCAAAAAGACGAGCTAACAGCAGGTTATCCAGACGGAATACCAAACAGAGTAACACTTAAAACTAAAGATCAAAAAATCTACACTGAAGAAGTAAAATATCCAAAAGGCCACGCAAAAAACAAAATGAGCGATGAAGAAGTTATTGAAAAATTCAAAAATAATGCCGAAGGTATTCTAACAAATACAGAGATGGAAAATGTAATTGATGCGGTTATGAACCTCGAAAAATGCGAAGATATATCTAAATTAGCTCAATTATTGAGGGTATAA
- the prpB gene encoding methylisocitrate lyase: protein MSWLVEERMDNPSLTLKKLLEQKDILGVVGVFNPMSALIARQVGFECCYLSGAALTASLGMPDLSLIELNEVATMCAYIYRASGLPMIVDVDVGFGETLNVAKTAKTMQEAKAAAIQIEDQELPKKCGHLSGKKVIEKERMVQKIRAAKKVAKNLLIVARTDAKAVNGLKDAIDRANSYVEAGADIVFPEALETKEEFKEVALNVKAPLLANMTEFGKTPYITLEEFRDLGYKIVIYPVSALRAANYAIKKTFEYIKEHGTQKGILDQMQTRQELYELIKYSEYEDFDKAIFEKK, encoded by the coding sequence ATGAGCTGGCTTGTAGAAGAACGTATGGATAATCCATCTTTAACACTAAAGAAATTATTAGAACAAAAAGATATTCTGGGTGTTGTTGGTGTATTTAACCCAATGAGTGCTCTAATTGCTCGTCAGGTAGGTTTTGAGTGTTGTTATTTATCTGGGGCAGCATTAACTGCGAGCCTTGGCATGCCTGATTTAAGTTTAATTGAGTTAAACGAAGTAGCAACAATGTGCGCTTATATTTATAGGGCAAGTGGCCTGCCAATGATAGTTGATGTAGATGTGGGTTTTGGTGAAACGTTAAATGTTGCAAAAACTGCTAAAACAATGCAAGAAGCAAAAGCAGCAGCTATACAAATTGAAGATCAGGAGCTTCCAAAAAAATGTGGGCATTTATCTGGGAAAAAAGTTATTGAAAAAGAAAGGATGGTGCAAAAGATTCGGGCAGCAAAAAAAGTAGCAAAAAATTTGCTTATTGTGGCAAGAACGGACGCAAAGGCTGTAAATGGCTTAAAAGATGCGATTGATAGGGCAAATAGCTATGTAGAAGCAGGTGCAGATATCGTTTTTCCTGAAGCTTTAGAAACAAAAGAAGAATTCAAAGAAGTAGCTTTAAATGTTAAAGCACCACTTTTAGCCAATATGACCGAATTTGGCAAAACTCCCTATATTACATTGGAAGAATTTAGGGATTTGGGTTACAAGATAGTTATATATCCGGTAAGTGCACTAAGGGCTGCAAACTATGCTATAAAGAAAACCTTCGAATATATAAAAGAACACGGTACACAAAAAGGGATATTAGATCAAATGCAAACAAGGCAGGAATTATATGAACTCATAAAGTATTCTGAGTATGAAGATTTTGACAAAGCTATCTTTGAAAAAAAATGA